In Aureibaculum algae, the following are encoded in one genomic region:
- a CDS encoding DUF6090 family protein, with product MKLFSNARKQIVKSSGFRKYLLYAFGEIVLVVTGILIALSINDWSEDKKQAKNLDNILHIFRSDVVRDTTRADFIITYYKKQDSVGRLALSDTITNLFYKKNGDLQSIIFTGIPLAITKNGYDLLKNYSYDVEIAQDSVVVYGLALYNEINSSFIDLNTKIEKDVYENTLNMKENYNFAADMYMRRENQKARDYFKSEDFKNRLALNLQLKAQGAVSLLQGFNAASKILLEKMDKRLNN from the coding sequence ATGAAATTATTTTCAAATGCCAGAAAACAAATAGTAAAATCTTCTGGTTTTAGAAAATATTTATTGTATGCTTTTGGTGAAATTGTTTTAGTTGTTACTGGTATTTTGATAGCTCTGTCAATTAATGATTGGAGTGAAGATAAAAAACAAGCAAAAAATTTAGATAATATTTTACATATTTTCAGAAGTGATGTTGTTAGAGATACCACTAGAGCAGACTTTATAATTACATATTATAAAAAGCAAGATTCTGTTGGTAGATTGGCACTTAGTGATACTATTACAAATCTTTTTTATAAAAAGAATGGAGATCTACAATCCATTATTTTTACGGGTATTCCATTAGCAATTACTAAAAATGGCTATGACCTTCTTAAAAATTATAGTTATGATGTAGAAATTGCTCAGGATTCTGTTGTGGTTTATGGATTGGCATTGTACAATGAAATTAATTCAAGTTTTATAGACCTAAATACAAAAATTGAAAAAGATGTTTATGAAAACACCTTAAACATGAAAGAGAACTACAATTTTGCCGCTGATATGTATATGAGAAGAGAAAATCAAAAGGCAAGAGATTATTTTAAATCTGAAGATTTTAAGAACAGATTAGCCTTGAATCTACAATTGAAAGCTCAAGGAGCTGTTAGCTTACTACAAGGTTTTAATGCGGCTTCAAAAATACTGCTAGAGAAGATGGATAAACGTTTAAATAATTAA
- a CDS encoding HipA family kinase, which translates to MNKIDIRTVDVVQYVHPLREGGSLPAIVKADDGFLYVLKFRGAGQGKKALIAEFIGGELARAIGLNVPELVFMNLDDSFSKTEPDEEIQDLLKFSIGLNLGLHYLSGSITFDPLVSKVDAMTASKVVILDSLISNIDRTAKNTNLLNWNKELWVIDNGASFYFHHHWENWESHLDRTFPYIKDHVLLQRATCLKEASIEIQKLVHKDKIIEIVSNIPEDWLLSESDTLSPEEMKAAYIQFITTKLSMIDILVKEAADAR; encoded by the coding sequence ATGAATAAAATTGATATTAGAACAGTAGATGTTGTTCAATATGTACATCCATTAAGAGAAGGTGGTTCGCTTCCCGCTATAGTAAAAGCTGATGATGGTTTTCTGTATGTGCTCAAGTTTAGAGGAGCAGGACAAGGAAAAAAAGCTCTTATTGCTGAATTTATTGGTGGAGAGTTAGCTAGAGCTATTGGTTTAAATGTTCCTGAATTGGTTTTTATGAATTTGGATGATTCGTTTAGTAAAACAGAACCTGATGAAGAAATACAGGACTTACTTAAATTTAGTATTGGTTTAAATTTAGGATTGCATTATTTATCTGGTTCCATTACTTTTGACCCTTTAGTTTCAAAAGTAGATGCAATGACAGCTTCTAAAGTGGTTATTTTAGATAGCCTAATTAGTAATATTGACCGAACAGCTAAAAACACCAATTTACTTAACTGGAATAAGGAACTGTGGGTTATAGATAACGGAGCCAGTTTCTATTTCCATCATCACTGGGAAAATTGGGAAAGCCATCTTGACAGGACTTTTCCTTATATAAAAGACCATGTACTTTTACAACGAGCCACTTGCTTAAAAGAGGCTTCAATAGAAATACAAAAGTTAGTTCATAAAGATAAAATTATTGAAATTGTTTCAAATATTCCAGAAGACTGGTTGCTAAGCGAATCTGATACTTTAAGTCCTGAGGAAATGAAAGCAGCATATATTCAATTTATAACTACTAAATTATCTATGATTGATATTTTAGTTAAAGAAGCAGCCGATGCAAGATAG
- the prfA gene encoding peptide chain release factor 1, whose product MLDRLYIVKQRFDEVSDLIIQPDIITDQKRYVKLNKEYKDLKTIVDKGEEYKVILSRVEEAKEIIDDGSDAEMVEMAQMQLGEASEKLEKLESDIKYMLIPKDPEDAKDVMVEIRAGTGGDEASIFAGDLYRMYTKFCSDKGWKTELVDVSEGTSGGFKEVIFSISGDDVYGDMKFEAGVHRVQRVPQTETQGRVHTSAATVMVLPEAEEFDVELDMKDVKIIRTTSTGPGGQSVNTTYSAIQLKHIPTGIEAKCQDQKSQHKNLEKAIKVLRSRLYESELAKKQAADSIKRKSMVSSGDRSAKIRTYNYPQGRVTEHRIGLTLYDLSNIINGDIHKIVEELKLAENAEKLKESGEIL is encoded by the coding sequence ATGTTAGATAGATTATATATTGTAAAACAACGTTTTGATGAAGTTTCTGATTTAATTATTCAGCCAGATATTATTACTGATCAGAAACGATATGTAAAACTTAATAAAGAATACAAAGACCTTAAAACTATTGTAGATAAAGGGGAAGAGTATAAAGTTATATTGAGTAGAGTAGAGGAGGCAAAAGAAATTATTGATGATGGGTCTGATGCTGAAATGGTAGAGATGGCACAAATGCAATTAGGGGAAGCTTCTGAGAAATTAGAAAAATTAGAATCAGATATAAAATACATGCTGATACCTAAAGATCCAGAAGATGCTAAAGACGTTATGGTCGAAATTAGAGCGGGTACAGGTGGTGATGAGGCTAGTATTTTTGCTGGAGACCTTTATAGAATGTACACGAAATTCTGTTCTGATAAAGGATGGAAAACCGAATTAGTTGATGTCAGTGAAGGTACTTCAGGTGGTTTTAAAGAGGTTATTTTTAGTATATCAGGTGATGATGTTTATGGTGATATGAAATTTGAGGCAGGTGTACATCGTGTACAACGTGTACCGCAAACGGAAACCCAAGGTAGAGTACATACATCCGCTGCAACAGTGATGGTTTTACCAGAAGCTGAAGAGTTTGATGTAGAACTGGATATGAAAGATGTGAAAATTATTAGAACAACATCTACAGGTCCTGGTGGGCAGAGTGTAAATACTACCTATTCGGCAATTCAATTGAAACACATTCCTACGGGTATTGAGGCAAAGTGTCAAGATCAGAAATCGCAACATAAAAATTTAGAAAAAGCGATTAAAGTATTACGTTCTAGATTATACGAATCTGAATTGGCAAAAAAACAAGCTGCGGACTCCATAAAACGCAAAAGTATGGTTTCGAGTGGTGATAGATCTGCAAAAATTAGAACTTATAATTACCCCCAAGGTCGTGTTACTGAGCATCGAATTGGACTAACGCTTTACGATTTAAGTAATATTATTAACGGAGACATCCATAAAATTGTTGAAGAATTAAAACTTGCTGAAAATGCTGAAAAGCTGAAAGAATCTGGCGAAATATTATAA
- a CDS encoding LysR family transcriptional regulator, translating to MKTKLHIFKIVAKHLSFTKAAEQLFVSQPAVSKAIKNLEEEYKTTLFIRKRNSIELTTEGKSFLLYTNKILAIYSEMDEQFLHKKELFPEFISFGVSTTLSNYIIPKVIAKFRVQFPQTKFEIISDNSSNIEGLILNDELDFGITEGSVTNTKLHFEKFIKDEIVLVTNFNNNSFKKGSVDIETLQKIPIIEREKGSGTKDIIDSFLKDNNIKRLNSVVSLNSTEAIKNYLYHSDDYALLSISAINNDLVNNKLKIIDINSSGIERWFYFVKRTGYQSSNIEYFEKFIRHSYNF from the coding sequence ATGAAAACCAAGTTACATATATTTAAAATTGTTGCTAAGCATTTAAGTTTCACAAAAGCTGCAGAACAATTATTTGTTTCGCAACCTGCTGTATCAAAAGCTATAAAAAATTTAGAAGAAGAATACAAAACCACATTATTTATTAGAAAGAGAAACTCAATTGAACTTACCACCGAAGGGAAGTCTTTCCTTTTATATACCAATAAAATACTTGCTATATATTCTGAAATGGATGAACAATTTCTTCATAAAAAAGAACTTTTTCCTGAGTTTATAAGTTTCGGTGTAAGTACCACTTTATCCAATTATATTATTCCGAAAGTAATTGCCAAATTTAGAGTTCAATTTCCACAAACAAAATTTGAAATAATCAGTGATAATTCATCCAACATTGAAGGGTTAATTTTAAATGATGAACTAGATTTTGGAATCACAGAAGGAAGCGTAACAAATACAAAACTACATTTTGAAAAATTTATTAAAGATGAAATTGTCCTCGTTACCAATTTTAATAATAATTCTTTCAAAAAAGGTAGTGTAGATATAGAAACCCTACAAAAAATTCCAATAATAGAACGCGAAAAAGGCTCTGGTACTAAAGACATTATTGATTCATTTTTAAAAGACAATAACATTAAAAGACTGAATAGTGTGGTCTCCTTAAATAGTACAGAAGCCATTAAAAATTATTTATACCATTCTGACGATTATGCTCTTCTTTCTATAAGTGCTATTAATAACGACCTGGTTAATAATAAATTAAAAATAATAGATATTAATAGCTCAGGTATAGAACGGTGGTTTTATTTTGTAAAAAGAACTGGCTATCAATCAAGTAATATAGAATATTTTGAAAAATTTATACGACACAGCTATAACTTTTAG
- the dapA gene encoding 4-hydroxy-tetrahydrodipicolinate synthase: MTQFYGTGAALVTPFKVDKSVDYEALVRLVNFQIDNDIDYLVVMGTTGEPATLTNVEKQKVIKTVIETNNGQLPLVIGIGGNNTQAVINEIEETDLSAFDAILSVSPYYNKPTQEGIYQHFKAIAAISPKPIIIYNVPSRTGVSMTPKTILRLASDCSNIIGVKEASGDMDQAFMLLQNKPEGFLVLSGDDMVALPMVLMGGAGVITVIGQGIPGDFSKMIKLALEGKSKEASKLHFKIMNSIYYIFEEGNPAGIKALLKKRSICECTVRLPLVEASAELQEKISNFIDNY, translated from the coding sequence ATGACACAATTTTATGGTACCGGAGCGGCTTTAGTAACTCCTTTTAAAGTAGATAAATCAGTTGATTATGAGGCTTTAGTAAGGCTTGTTAATTTTCAGATTGACAATGATATTGACTATTTGGTGGTAATGGGAACTACCGGAGAGCCAGCCACCTTAACAAATGTTGAAAAACAAAAAGTAATAAAGACAGTTATTGAAACAAACAACGGTCAATTACCTTTGGTTATTGGTATTGGAGGTAACAATACACAGGCTGTTATTAATGAAATAGAAGAAACGGATTTATCAGCTTTTGATGCTATACTTTCAGTTTCTCCGTATTACAACAAACCTACGCAAGAAGGAATTTATCAGCACTTTAAAGCGATTGCAGCGATAAGTCCTAAACCAATTATTATATATAACGTACCGAGTAGAACAGGGGTAAGCATGACTCCAAAAACGATCTTAAGATTAGCTTCTGATTGTTCAAATATTATTGGTGTAAAAGAAGCCTCTGGTGATATGGATCAGGCATTTATGTTGCTGCAAAATAAACCAGAAGGGTTTTTAGTTTTATCAGGTGATGATATGGTTGCGTTACCAATGGTGTTAATGGGTGGTGCTGGAGTAATCACTGTAATTGGTCAAGGCATTCCAGGTGATTTTTCTAAAATGATAAAATTAGCTTTAGAAGGTAAAAGTAAGGAGGCCTCTAAGTTGCATTTCAAAATAATGAATAGTATATATTATATTTTTGAAGAGGGTAACCCAGCAGGTATTAAAGCATTGCTAAAAAAACGTTCCATTTGTGAATGTACAGTAAGACTTCCTTTAGTAGAAGCTAGTGCTGAATTACAAGAAAAAATTAGTAACTTTATCGATAATTATTAA
- a CDS encoding DUF3037 domain-containing protein — translation MQDRVTFEYAIIRVVPRVEREEFFNVGVILFSKRKKFLGIKYKVNQELLKVFSPETELEVLNEYLHAWKLICDGASAGGPIGKLELSDRFRWLAACRSTIIQSSNTHSGLCSNPEEALDDIFKKYVL, via the coding sequence ATGCAAGATAGAGTTACATTTGAATATGCCATAATCAGAGTCGTTCCTAGAGTAGAACGCGAAGAATTCTTTAATGTTGGCGTAATTCTGTTTTCTAAACGGAAAAAATTTCTAGGCATAAAATATAAAGTTAATCAAGAATTATTAAAGGTGTTTTCTCCTGAAACGGAGTTAGAGGTATTGAACGAATATTTACATGCTTGGAAATTAATTTGTGATGGAGCATCTGCTGGTGGTCCCATTGGTAAACTAGAACTATCAGATAGGTTTAGGTGGTTAGCAGCTTGTAGAAGTACCATTATACAAAGCTCTAATACCCACTCTGGACTCTGTTCTAATCCTGAAGAAGCGTTAGATGATATTTTTAAAAAATATGTTTTATAA
- a CDS encoding n-acetylglutamate synthase — translation MNYNNKFFRSIANSENGETSIETVFEYKQKNNILTSTYSGGQIICGHLIGLVDGDGKIEMSYHQINKSGEIMTGNCNSTPEIMPSGKIRLHESWQWTSGDKSIGKSVLEEI, via the coding sequence ATGAATTATAATAACAAATTTTTTCGATCTATTGCCAATAGCGAAAATGGAGAAACTTCAATCGAAACCGTTTTCGAATACAAACAAAAGAACAATATACTAACCTCCACTTATTCAGGTGGACAAATAATTTGTGGTCATTTAATTGGCTTGGTTGACGGTGATGGAAAGATTGAAATGAGCTATCATCAAATTAATAAAAGCGGTGAAATAATGACTGGTAATTGTAATTCGACTCCTGAAATTATGCCTTCAGGTAAAATTAGATTACATGAAAGTTGGCAATGGACTTCAGGGGACAAATCAATAGGGAAATCTGTTTTGGAGGAAATATAA
- a CDS encoding c-type cytochrome produces the protein MKKLSILFIALAMIATSCGDKKKEDVKKDVEQVKEEVVKETTTTDAASDKDTQIAMGKKLFTDKTCTTCHALDTKVIGPSLKDIVKIYGEKDGNIVKFLKGNADAIVDTDPGQVAIMKANLDSFVKEMSAEELQALSAYMRDAGK, from the coding sequence ATGAAAAAATTATCAATTCTGTTTATCGCTTTAGCAATGATAGCTACAAGTTGTGGCGACAAAAAGAAAGAAGATGTTAAAAAGGATGTAGAACAAGTAAAAGAAGAGGTAGTAAAAGAAACTACAACTACTGATGCTGCTTCTGATAAAGATACTCAAATAGCTATGGGTAAAAAACTGTTTACTGATAAAACCTGTACTACGTGTCACGCCTTAGATACTAAAGTTATTGGCCCTTCTTTAAAGGACATTGTAAAAATTTATGGCGAAAAAGATGGTAATATCGTTAAATTCTTAAAGGGAAATGCTGATGCAATTGTTGACACTGACCCTGGTCAAGTAGCTATAATGAAAGCAAACCTTGACAGTTTTGTGAAAGAAATGAGTGCTGAAGAATTACAAGCACTATCTGCTTACATGAGAGATGCTGGTAAATAA
- a CDS encoding c-type cytochrome, with protein sequence MRLFLIAFLFLLCCNCASDRKSVDDKIKEAPTRGTLSLDSQIFLGNRLFSEKTCITCHDIKNKKIGPSVLDIMRVYKEKNGNIVAFLKGKAEPIVDTTASQVAIMQDNINGFVRGLSDEMLNTIATYMMHVDELHTK encoded by the coding sequence ATGCGTTTATTTCTAATTGCTTTCTTATTTCTACTTTGCTGTAATTGTGCATCTGATAGAAAATCAGTTGATGATAAAATAAAAGAAGCCCCAACACGTGGAACATTAAGTTTAGACTCTCAAATTTTTCTTGGTAATAGACTCTTCTCCGAAAAAACGTGTATTACCTGTCATGATATTAAAAACAAGAAAATAGGCCCTTCTGTCCTAGATATTATGCGTGTTTATAAAGAAAAAAATGGAAATATCGTAGCCTTTTTAAAAGGTAAAGCTGAACCTATTGTAGATACAACTGCCAGCCAAGTTGCTATTATGCAAGATAACATCAATGGTTTTGTTAGAGGGTTGTCCGATGAAATGTTGAACACCATTGCCACTTATATGATGCATGTAGATGAATTACATACTAAATAG
- a CDS encoding peroxiredoxin family protein — protein MRNLTLVIALFISTISFSQIDAEHLEIGDAAPLITGTDQFDNKINSSKILEDNKIILIFYRGNWCPHCRKHLKTLQENLKALNEKGYAVVVVTPEKVEKTKETAEKFGSTFSILHDADNTIMNNYKVAFEVNEKSVPNYFSATQKKLAEYNAENNNVLPVPATYIINKKGEIEFVHYDPNYSNRFDVTELLK, from the coding sequence ATGAGAAATTTAACATTAGTTATTGCATTATTTATTTCAACAATTTCATTTTCGCAGATTGATGCTGAACATTTAGAAATAGGAGATGCAGCTCCATTAATTACCGGAACCGATCAATTTGACAATAAAATTAATTCTTCAAAAATTTTAGAGGACAATAAAATTATTCTTATTTTTTACAGAGGTAATTGGTGTCCTCATTGTAGAAAACACTTGAAAACATTACAAGAAAATTTAAAAGCCTTAAATGAAAAAGGATATGCTGTTGTAGTAGTTACACCTGAAAAGGTTGAAAAAACTAAAGAGACTGCAGAAAAATTTGGAAGTACATTTTCTATTTTGCACGATGCGGATAATACAATAATGAACAATTATAAAGTGGCTTTTGAAGTAAACGAAAAAAGTGTTCCAAATTACTTTAGTGCTACACAGAAAAAATTAGCAGAATATAATGCTGAAAATAATAATGTCTTACCTGTTCCTGCTACATATATCATAAATAAAAAAGGTGAAATTGAGTTTGTACATTACGACCCTAACTATTCTAATCGTTTTGATGTTACTGAGTTATTGAAATAG
- a CDS encoding YeiH family protein, translated as MKTIFAKAVYFLIIITTLLGEINSPSALLLGFVFVLIFDNPYKSYSHKAIHYFLKISVIGLGFGMVLKETLVASKEGFSLTISTIFLTMSLGLFLTRLFKLDLKLGYLITSGTAICGGSAIAAISPVIKAKSNTISIALGIVFLFNSIALFVFPAIGHLLSLTQQQFGLWCAVAIHDTSSVVGATIGYGDEALKIATTVKLSRTLWIIPLSVFSMFLFKTKGERIRIPYFIILFIIAIIINSYHIIPEPATHIIVLMAKRLLIVTLFIVGSTISINDLKSSGIKPILLAFTLWVFISFYALIYILN; from the coding sequence ATGAAGACTATTTTCGCTAAAGCAGTCTACTTCCTTATAATCATTACTACTCTCTTAGGTGAAATAAATAGCCCATCCGCATTATTGTTAGGTTTTGTATTTGTACTTATTTTCGATAATCCATATAAATCGTATAGTCATAAAGCCATTCATTATTTTCTAAAAATTTCGGTTATTGGTTTGGGCTTTGGTATGGTCTTAAAAGAAACTCTAGTAGCCAGCAAAGAAGGATTCAGCTTAACCATTTCTACAATATTTTTGACCATGTCATTAGGCCTATTCCTTACAAGGCTTTTTAAATTAGATTTAAAATTAGGTTACCTTATAACCTCAGGCACTGCCATTTGCGGCGGTAGTGCGATAGCGGCAATATCACCAGTTATCAAGGCTAAAAGCAATACTATAAGTATCGCTTTAGGTATCGTATTTCTATTCAATTCTATTGCTTTGTTTGTTTTCCCTGCGATTGGTCATTTATTAAGTTTAACACAACAACAATTTGGTTTATGGTGTGCCGTAGCAATACATGACACCAGTTCGGTTGTAGGAGCCACAATAGGTTATGGAGATGAAGCCTTAAAAATTGCAACGACTGTAAAACTATCAAGAACCTTATGGATTATCCCTTTATCCGTGTTTTCAATGTTTCTATTTAAAACAAAAGGAGAACGCATAAGGATTCCTTATTTTATAATTCTATTTATCATTGCAATAATCATAAATAGTTATCATATTATCCCTGAACCAGCTACGCATATCATTGTTTTAATGGCAAAACGCTTATTAATAGTTACGCTCTTTATTGTAGGCTCGACAATTTCAATTAACGATCTAAAATCTTCGGGTATTAAACCGATTCTTTTAGCATTTACATTATGGGTATTTATTTCGTTTTATGCTCTCATTTATATTTTAAACTAA
- the rlmD gene encoding 23S rRNA (uracil(1939)-C(5))-methyltransferase RlmD, which yields MARKNKHKIFEDIEVLDAGAKGKSVAKAPDGKVIFLPNAIPGDVVDVQTYKQRKAYYEGKAINFKTYSDKRTIPVCEHFENCGGCKWQHMKYEDQLFYKEKEVTNNLQRIGHIELPEITPILGASKHYFYRNKMEFSFSSSRWLTLEEINSDVTIENKNALGFHIAGMWDKILDINKCHLQEDPSNDLRNSIKEFAIENNLSFFNPREQSGLLRTMMVRISSNGEIMLIVQFYDDDKEKRELLLNFVAEKFPLITSLQYLVNQKANDTFYDQEIVCFKGRDHIFEEMEGLKFKINAKSFYQTNSSQAYELYKITRDFANLSGNEVVYDLYTGTGTIAQFVSKQAKKVVGIESVPEAIADAKENAKNNNISNTDFFVGDMAKVFTDEFIAKNGKPDVIITDPPRDGMHKNVIEQLLKIEAEKIVYVSCNSATQARDLALLDEKYKLVKTQAVDMFPQTHHVENVVLLVKR from the coding sequence ATGGCAAGAAAAAATAAGCATAAAATTTTTGAAGATATAGAAGTTCTTGATGCAGGAGCTAAAGGTAAATCAGTTGCTAAGGCACCAGATGGTAAAGTTATTTTTTTACCAAATGCAATACCTGGAGACGTGGTTGATGTACAAACTTATAAGCAACGTAAAGCCTACTACGAAGGCAAAGCCATTAATTTCAAAACCTATTCTGATAAAAGAACTATTCCCGTTTGTGAACACTTTGAAAACTGTGGTGGTTGTAAATGGCAACATATGAAATATGAAGATCAGCTGTTCTACAAGGAAAAGGAAGTTACTAATAATCTACAACGGATTGGTCATATCGAATTACCTGAAATTACACCCATTTTAGGAGCTAGCAAACATTATTTTTATAGGAACAAAATGGAATTTTCATTTTCAAGTAGTCGTTGGTTGACATTGGAAGAGATAAACTCTGATGTTACTATTGAAAATAAAAACGCACTAGGGTTCCATATTGCAGGCATGTGGGACAAAATATTAGATATTAATAAGTGTCATTTACAAGAAGACCCTTCTAATGATCTTAGAAATTCAATTAAAGAATTTGCCATAGAAAACAATTTAAGTTTTTTTAATCCACGTGAGCAAAGTGGGTTATTACGTACCATGATGGTTCGTATTTCTTCCAATGGAGAAATTATGCTAATTGTTCAATTCTATGATGATGACAAAGAAAAACGAGAACTGTTATTGAATTTTGTAGCCGAAAAATTTCCACTAATAACCTCATTACAGTATTTGGTGAATCAGAAAGCTAATGATACTTTTTATGATCAAGAAATAGTTTGCTTTAAAGGTCGCGACCATATTTTTGAGGAAATGGAAGGATTAAAATTTAAAATTAATGCCAAGTCCTTTTACCAAACTAATTCATCACAAGCTTATGAATTGTATAAAATAACGAGAGATTTTGCCAATTTATCTGGCAATGAAGTTGTATACGATTTGTATACCGGTACAGGCACCATTGCTCAGTTTGTTTCCAAGCAAGCAAAAAAAGTAGTAGGTATAGAAAGTGTACCTGAAGCTATTGCAGATGCGAAAGAAAATGCCAAAAATAACAACATCAGCAATACTGACTTTTTTGTTGGTGATATGGCTAAAGTTTTTACAGATGAATTTATTGCAAAAAACGGTAAACCAGATGTCATAATTACTGATCCACCAAGAGATGGTATGCACAAAAATGTTATAGAGCAGCTCTTAAAAATTGAAGCCGAAAAAATTGTATATGTAAGTTGTAATTCAGCTACACAGGCCAGAGATTTAGCCTTATTAGACGAAAAATATAAGCTTGTTAAAACACAAGCAGTAGATATGTTTCCGCAAACACACCATGTAGAGAATGTAGTGTTATTGGTTAAGCGTTAA
- a CDS encoding ferritin has protein sequence MLIKEVEKALNEQITIEAESSQIYLAMASWAEVKGLEGVAEFMYAQSDEERQHMLKLVKYINERGGHAKVSQLNAPSSSFGSFKEMFETLFKHEVHVSESINELVHICLQVKDYATHNFLQWYVAEQIEEEAVARNILDKINLIGDDKGGLYLFDNDIKQLTVQSSVQIQP, from the coding sequence ATGTTGATTAAAGAAGTAGAAAAAGCCCTTAATGAGCAAATAACAATAGAAGCAGAGTCTTCTCAAATTTATTTAGCAATGGCGTCTTGGGCAGAAGTAAAAGGATTAGAAGGTGTTGCTGAGTTTATGTATGCACAATCTGATGAAGAAAGACAACATATGCTAAAATTGGTAAAATATATTAATGAAAGAGGAGGTCATGCTAAAGTTTCTCAGTTAAACGCACCTTCATCTTCGTTTGGTTCTTTTAAAGAAATGTTTGAAACCTTATTTAAACATGAAGTTCATGTTTCTGAATCCATCAATGAATTGGTACATATTTGTCTTCAAGTTAAAGATTATGCAACACATAATTTTTTACAATGGTATGTGGCTGAACAAATTGAAGAAGAGGCTGTTGCAAGAAATATTCTTGATAAAATAAACTTGATTGGTGACGATAAAGGAGGGTTGTATTTATTTGATAATGATATAAAACAACTCACGGTTCAGTCTTCAGTTCAAATACAACCTTAA
- a CDS encoding DUF6913 domain-containing protein, with protein sequence MNFTGLKKKTAAQYYQKQLKKLKSTNDNIPKKIITIGVLADSRLFGGYDISRNLSQKLKMPHKSLEIIIFENLKDDFVTQHYNTFTEKDLGMFGKPKASNVLDFVNADYDLLINYCSHSSIYTNILSMRSKAKFKVSFANEELQNLYDFTIAVEGNKIDVFNDELAKYLQIFNLIE encoded by the coding sequence ATGAATTTTACAGGTTTAAAAAAGAAAACAGCTGCACAGTATTATCAAAAACAATTAAAAAAATTAAAGAGTACAAATGATAATATTCCGAAAAAAATAATAACGATTGGTGTTTTAGCTGATTCGCGATTATTTGGTGGTTATGATATTTCTAGGAACTTGAGTCAGAAATTAAAAATGCCTCATAAAAGCTTAGAGATTATCATTTTTGAAAACCTAAAAGACGATTTTGTAACGCAACATTACAATACTTTTACTGAAAAAGATTTGGGTATGTTTGGTAAACCAAAAGCATCTAATGTATTAGATTTCGTAAATGCGGATTATGATTTGTTAATCAATTATTGTAGTCATTCAAGTATTTATACAAATATATTATCAATGCGGTCAAAAGCAAAATTTAAAGTGAGTTTTGCCAATGAAGAATTACAAAATTTGTATGATTTTACCATTGCTGTGGAAGGAAATAAAATTGATGTTTTTAACGATGAGTTAGCAAAGTATTTACAGATTTTTAATTTAATAGAATGA